A genomic segment from Sphingopyxis sp. DBS4 encodes:
- a CDS encoding DUF1508 domain-containing protein, whose translation MAHYFEIKKNKKGEFVAYFKYNSEPIFWTEGYTSKASAKNAIESILKNGPGAEVREAE comes from the coding sequence ATGGCCCATTATTTCGAAATCAAGAAGAACAAGAAGGGCGAATTTGTCGCCTATTTCAAATATAATAGCGAACCCATCTTCTGGACCGAAGGCTACACCAGCAAGGCTTCGGCGAAAAATGCCATCGAGTCGATCCTCAAGAACGGGCCGGGCGCGGAAGTCCGCGAAGCCGAATAA
- the rnhA gene encoding ribonuclease HI, whose protein sequence is MTTGKTVIVATDGACKGNPGPGGWGAVLRWGDVVKTLAGGERDTTNNRMELMAAIEALAALKRRCHVELSTDSIYVRDGITKWVHGWQRNGWKTAAKKPVANADLWQRLVAEAARHDIEWLWVKGHAGHGDNELADKLASDAALEVARAR, encoded by the coding sequence ATGACGACCGGCAAGACGGTGATCGTCGCCACCGACGGCGCGTGCAAGGGCAATCCCGGCCCGGGGGGCTGGGGCGCGGTGCTACGTTGGGGCGATGTGGTCAAGACGCTGGCGGGCGGCGAGCGCGACACGACGAACAACCGCATGGAATTGATGGCCGCGATCGAAGCGCTCGCCGCGCTCAAGCGGCGCTGCCATGTCGAACTGTCGACCGACAGCATCTATGTCCGCGACGGCATCACCAAATGGGTGCACGGCTGGCAGCGCAACGGCTGGAAGACCGCGGCGAAGAAGCCGGTCGCCAACGCCGATCTGTGGCAGCGGCTGGTCGCCGAGGCAGCGCGGCACGACATCGAGTGGCTGTGGGTCAAGGGCCACGCCGGGCATGGCGACAATGAACTGGCCGACAAGCTGGCGAGCGACGCCGCGCTGGAAGTGGCGCGGGCGCGCTAA
- a CDS encoding prepilin peptidase, with protein MQSGFVSLCLMALLGVLMIAAAVSDLRSRTISNGLNAAMALLAVPFWIAAGWALWPDIPLQLAAAFGVFLLFAGLFAIGAMGGGDVKMIGAVMLWIPLPLFVPMLTIMAIGGGILSAVMLIQSKIRPSDKVIEVPYGVAIAIAGLWALHQQYLNHFQSIASS; from the coding sequence ATGCAAAGCGGCTTCGTTTCCCTATGCCTGATGGCGCTTCTCGGCGTGCTGATGATCGCCGCGGCGGTCAGCGACCTACGCTCGCGCACCATCTCGAACGGCCTGAATGCGGCGATGGCCTTGCTCGCCGTCCCCTTCTGGATCGCCGCGGGATGGGCGCTATGGCCCGATATTCCGCTTCAGTTGGCGGCTGCGTTCGGCGTCTTCCTGCTTTTTGCCGGACTGTTCGCTATCGGCGCGATGGGCGGCGGCGACGTGAAGATGATCGGCGCGGTGATGCTGTGGATTCCGCTGCCGCTGTTCGTTCCGATGCTGACCATCATGGCGATCGGCGGGGGCATCCTGTCGGCCGTCATGCTGATCCAGTCGAAAATAAGGCCTTCGGACAAGGTGATAGAGGTTCCTTATGGCGTGGCGATCGCGATCGCCGGTCTTTGGGCGCTTCACCAACAATATCTTAACCACTTTCAGTCTATCGCATCGAGTTGA
- a CDS encoding FAD-binding oxidoreductase, translated as MTDALPSSTDVLIVGAGIAGASLAAALAPYRRILMIEAEDAPGYHATGRSAAFWQETYGGPGVQPLSIASFDDLQNPPSEFSARGFLSPRTAVNLARRGDAAAVDAFVAGFAAGGVPMERMSATGIARLVPGIRPEWSEAAFEASCSDIDVGGLHAAYLRAAKRAGAGLATRARLDSARSTGAGWEVRLGDETVRANLIVNAAGAWADRVAEACGAAPLGIQPYRRTVIQLRLDYPVPASLPLVIDIGGNFYFKGESEGRIWLSPHDETPSPPCDAAPEELDVALAIERLRQVVDWPVAAVERKWAGLRSFAPDRLPVFGADACVPGFVWCAGQGGFGIQTSPAISALLAAELGAPAPEGAIGRVDPAPYAPSRLA; from the coding sequence ATGACCGATGCGCTGCCCTCCTCGACCGACGTGCTGATCGTCGGCGCGGGCATCGCCGGTGCCAGCCTCGCCGCCGCGCTGGCGCCCTATCGCCGGATATTGATGATCGAGGCGGAGGATGCTCCCGGCTATCATGCGACCGGCCGTTCGGCGGCCTTCTGGCAGGAAACCTATGGCGGACCCGGCGTCCAGCCGCTGTCGATCGCGTCGTTCGATGACTTGCAGAATCCCCCAAGCGAATTTTCGGCGCGCGGTTTTCTGTCGCCGCGGACTGCCGTCAACCTCGCGCGCCGCGGGGATGCGGCTGCGGTCGATGCGTTCGTTGCGGGCTTTGCGGCCGGCGGCGTGCCGATGGAACGGATGTCCGCGACCGGGATTGCACGCCTCGTTCCCGGAATCCGCCCCGAATGGAGCGAGGCAGCCTTCGAGGCGTCTTGCAGCGATATCGACGTCGGCGGGCTTCACGCCGCCTATCTGCGCGCGGCGAAGCGCGCGGGCGCAGGGCTCGCGACGCGAGCGCGGCTTGATAGCGCACGCAGCACGGGCGCAGGGTGGGAGGTTCGCCTCGGGGACGAAACCGTCCGTGCGAACCTGATCGTCAATGCCGCCGGAGCCTGGGCCGACCGGGTAGCCGAAGCCTGCGGCGCCGCGCCGCTGGGCATCCAGCCTTATCGGCGAACCGTCATCCAGCTTCGGCTCGATTATCCGGTGCCCGCCAGCCTGCCGCTGGTGATCGACATCGGCGGAAATTTCTATTTCAAAGGGGAAAGCGAAGGGCGGATCTGGCTCAGCCCGCACGACGAGACGCCGTCGCCGCCCTGCGACGCGGCGCCCGAGGAACTGGACGTCGCGCTCGCGATCGAACGGCTGCGGCAGGTCGTCGACTGGCCGGTCGCGGCGGTCGAGAGGAAATGGGCGGGACTGCGCAGCTTTGCGCCCGACCGCCTGCCTGTCTTCGGCGCCGATGCGTGCGTTCCCGGCTTCGTCTGGTGCGCGGGGCAGGGCGGGTTCGGGATCCAGACCTCGCCGGCGATCTCCGCGCTGCTCGCAGCAGAGCTCGGCGCCCCCGCGCCGGAGGGTGCGATAGGGCGTGTCGACCCGGCGCCCTATGCCCCATCGCGGCTCGCCTGA